From Mustela erminea isolate mMusErm1 chromosome 1, mMusErm1.Pri, whole genome shotgun sequence, a single genomic window includes:
- the LOC116595616 gene encoding LOW QUALITY PROTEIN: heterogeneous nuclear ribonucleoprotein A1-like (The sequence of the model RefSeq protein was modified relative to this genomic sequence to represent the inferred CDS: inserted 3 bases in 2 codons) — MSKSESPKEPEQLQKLFIGGLSFETTDENLRSHFEPWGTXCVVMRDANTKHSRGFGFVTYAPVEEVKAAMNTRPYKVGGRVVEPKRAVSREDSQRPGAHLTVKKIFVGGIEEDTEEHHQRDDLEQCGNIQVIEIMTDQGSGKKRGFAFVTFDDHDSIDKIVIQKYHTVNGHICEVRKALSKQEMAYASPSQRGRSGSGNFGGGHGGGFGGDDNFGHGGNFSGRCGFGGSQGGGEYSGSGDGYNGFGNDGGYGGGSHGYSEGSRGYGSGGQGYGNQGSGYGGXSYNNRGGRGSNGSGSGSNFGGGGSYNDFGNYNNQSSNFGPMKGGNFGGRSSGPYGGGGQYFAKPQNQGGYGSFSGSSSYGSGRRF; from the exons ATGTCtaagtcagagtctcccaaagagcctgaacaGCTGCAGAAGCTCTTCATCGGAggtctgagctttgaaacaaccGATGAGAATCTGAGGAGCCATTTTGAGCCATGGGGAAC CTGTGTGGTAATGAGAGATGCCAACACCAAGCActccagaggctttgggtttgtcacCTATGCCCCTGTGGAGGAGGTGAAGGCAGCCATGAACACAAGGCCATACAAGGTGGGCGGAAGAGTTGTGGAACCAAAGAGGgctgtctcaagagaagattctcaaagacctggtgcccacttaactgtgaaaaagatttttgttggtggcattgaagaagacactgaagaacatcatCAAAGAGATGATTTAGAACAGTGTGGGAACATCCaagtgattgagatcatgactgaccaaggcagtggcaaaaagaggggttttgcttttgtaacatttgatgaTCATGATTCTATAGACaagattgtcattcaaaaataccatacTGTGAATGGCCACATCTGTGAAGTAAGGAAAGCACTCTCTAAGCAAGAGATGGCTTATGCTTCACCCAGCCAAAGAGGTCGAAGTGGGTCTGGAAACTTTGGTGGTGGTCAtggaggtggttttggtgggGATGACAACTTTGGTCATGGAGGAAACTTCAGTGGTCGATGTGGCTTTGGTGGCAGTCAAGGTGGTGGTGAATATagtggcagtggggatggctatAATGGATTTGGTAATGATGGTGGTTATGGAGGAGGCAGCCATGGTTACTCTGAAGGAAGCAGAGGCTATGGAAGTGGTGGACAGGGTTATGGAAACCAGGGCAGTGGCTACGGTG AGAGTTATAACaacagaggaggcagaggcagcaatGGCAGTGGTAGTGGAAGCAACTTTGGAGGTGGCGGAAGctataatgattttggcaattacaataatcaatcctcaaattttggacccatgaaaggaggcaattttggaggcagaagctctggccctTATGGTGGTGGAGGCCAATACTTCGCCAAACCACAAAACCAAGGTGGCTATGGTAGTTTCAGCGGCAGCAGCAGCTACGGCAgtggcagaaggttttaa